Proteins encoded within one genomic window of Rhinoderma darwinii isolate aRhiDar2 chromosome 5, aRhiDar2.hap1, whole genome shotgun sequence:
- the LOC142652714 gene encoding 1,25-dihydroxyvitamin D(3) 24-hydroxylase, mitochondrial-like: MKILSLVFSPCMAESLIHKVHFHAQPESIALTKARPLPFSSLPGPVDLPGIGSMLNVIWNGGLQNQHEIMYKYHQKFGGIFKMNLGFFKSVQIGDPALLESFLRHECIHPKRMEIKPWKMYREYREEAYGLLTLEGQEWLNMRRIAQAKLMKIKEVARMDVQINEVLKDFVAHVNRVSDEHGQIDDLYFELNKLSYETICSVLYNERCGLLQEACTEDALLFIQSVKKMMHYLGPLIVTSADLHKQFNTKSWKSHTEAWDNIFAEVKNYIDKRLNSPCVQKDDLLNAIYSEQSLTKKQLSGLFTELQIGGVETTANSLLWLIFNLSRHDDVQEKILKEIQTVLSPGKFPSSDHLQKMPYLKSCIKESMRVTPTVPFTSRTLDEDTNLGGYVIPQGTIAMINFHAMTWNNDCFPDAQLYKPERWMKPRSTVNPFASTPFGIGKRMCIGRRLAELQLQLTLCWILQNFHIRATDMEPVKAIVSGVMIPTRKLPVSFEKL; the protein is encoded by the exons ATGAAGATACTCTCATTAGTATTTTCACCTTGCATGGCTGAGAGCTTAATACACAAAGTACACTTCCATGCACAGCCTGAAAGCATTGCCCTTACAAAAGCAAGACCATTACCTTTCTCCTCTCTCCCAGGTCCTGTTGATTTGCCTGGTATTGGAAGCATGTTAAATGTCATTTGGAATGGAGGACTACAAAATCAACATGAGATTATG tataaatatcatcaaaaattCGGAGGAATTTTTAAGATGAATCTTGGTTTTTTTAAATCAGTTCAAATTGGAGACCCAGCTCTCCTGGAATCATTTCTAAGACATGAATGCATTCATCCCAAAAGAATGGAGATCAAACCATGGAAAATGTATAGAGAATATAGAGAAGAGGCGTATGGTCTACTTACACT TGAAGGACAAGAGTGGTTGAACATGAGACGAATAGCTCAAGCAAAGCTGATGAAAATCAAAGAAGTAGCAAGAATGGATGTACAAATTAATGAG GTACTGAAAGATTTTGTCGCACATGTCAACAGAGTATCTGACGAACATGGCCAAATCGATGATTTGTATTTTGAACTTAACAAACTCTCATATGAAA CAATATGCTCAGTCCTTTACAATGAACGATGTGGACTTCTTCAAGAGGCATGTACCGAAGATGCATTGCTATTCATACAGTCAGTAAAAAAG ATGATGCACTATTTAGGTCCACTCATTGTAACCTCAGCAGATCTTCATAAACAATTTAATACAAAATCATGGAAAAGTCATACTGAAGCCTGGGACAATATATTTGCAGAAG taAAAAATTATATTGACAAGCGACTAAACTCCCCCTGTGTCCAGAAGGATGACTTACTAAATGCAATTTATTCTGAACAATCACTTACAAAGAAACAACTGTCTGGTCTTTTCACTGAACTTCAGATTGGAGGTGTTGAAACT ACAGCAAATTCTTTATTGTGGTTGATATTTAATTTATCAAGACACGATGATGTGCAGGAGAAAATTCTCAAGGAAATTCAGACGGTTTTATCACCAGGAAAATTCCCATCATCTGATCATTTACAAAAGATGCCATATTTGAAATCATGTATTAAGGAATCCATgag AGTCACACCTACAGTGCCTTTTACAAGTCGAACATTAGATGAAGATACAAACCTTGGAGGTTATGTGATTCCACAGGGC ACTATTGCAATGATTAACTTTCATGCAATGACGTGGAATAATGACTGCTTTCCTGATGCTCAATTGTATAAACCTGAAAGGTGGATGAAGCCAAGATCCACAGTAAACCCATTTGCAAGCACACCTTTCGGTATTGGAAAAAGAATGTGCATAGGACGACGGCTGGCAGAATTGCAGCTTCAGCTGACTCTTTGTTGG ATTTTACAGAATTTTCACATAAGAGCCACTGATATGGAACCAGTGAAGGCCATTGTTTCTGGAGTGATGATTCCCACACGGAAACTGCCTGTATCTTTTGAGAAGCTATAG